A genomic stretch from Sphaerodactylus townsendi isolate TG3544 linkage group LG15, MPM_Stown_v2.3, whole genome shotgun sequence includes:
- the SPACA4 gene encoding sperm acrosome membrane-associated protein 4, translating to MKRPVFISIFCLLTGTLPPVLAKECYFCEITSSTRCPSTKMVCGDDEDCFVGQGAATGVSLIKNKGCIRDINCGKEQPVSYMGVTYSLVTNCCKGDMCNAALALTAPALFFQLLFTSVLLLGGLL from the coding sequence ATGAAACGCCCCGTCTTCATCAGCATCTTCTGCCTTCTGACCGGCACGCTGCCCCCTGTCCTAGCGAAGGAATGCTACTTCTGCGAAATCACCTCTTCGACCAGGTGTCCCAGCACCAAAATGGTTTGCGGAGACGACGAAGACTGCTTCGTGGGCCAGGGCGCCGCCACGGGCGTGTCGCTGATCAAAAACAAGGGCTGCATCCGTGACATCAACTGTGGCAAAGAGCAGCCCGTCTCCTACATGGGGGTGACCTACAGCCTGGTCACCAACTGCTGTAAAGGAGACATGTGCAACGCAGCTCTGGCCTTGACAGCCCCCGCCCTCTTCTTCCAGCTTCTCTTCACCAGCGTGCTTCTCCTGGGGGGTCTCCTCTGA